The Agromyces hippuratus genome has a window encoding:
- the murC gene encoding UDP-N-acetylmuramate--L-alanine ligase yields MTIKPDLSAQIPAELGAVHFVGIGGSGMSGIARLMLGDGHRVTGSDVRDSANIAALRELGAEIAIGHDAANLADDIDTVVVTGALWEDNPEYRLALERGLPVLHRSLALAALISGRRLVSVAGAHGKTTSTGMIVTGLLALGEDPNFVNGGVIEGLGVSSAAGAGELFVVEADESDGSFLLYDTSVALITNVDPDHLDHYGSREAFEQAFVTFADGARELVVVSSDDAGAKRVTEKLSHEHVVTFGQAADATVRVHSVETDGPVSFAVDYAGATYRATLRIPGLHNAINAAGAFAVLVGLGFDPEASLAGIARFAGTGRRFELHGTVGGVSVYDDYAHHPTEVAAALAAARTVVGEGRIIAVHQPHTYSRTQTFAKEFAEVLEQYADETVVLDVYGAREDPVPGVTGALVSERFADPAHVAFVPDWQQAADYTASIARDGDFVITLGCGDVYRIVPQLLGSLERERG; encoded by the coding sequence GTGACGATCAAGCCCGACCTCTCCGCCCAGATCCCCGCCGAACTCGGCGCCGTGCACTTCGTCGGCATCGGCGGTTCCGGCATGAGCGGCATCGCCCGGCTCATGCTCGGCGACGGGCACCGGGTCACCGGGTCCGATGTGCGCGACTCCGCGAACATCGCGGCACTGCGTGAACTCGGCGCCGAGATCGCGATCGGGCACGACGCCGCGAACCTCGCCGACGACATCGACACCGTGGTCGTGACCGGCGCGCTCTGGGAGGACAACCCCGAGTACCGCCTCGCGCTCGAGCGGGGCCTCCCGGTGCTGCACCGCTCGCTCGCCCTCGCCGCACTCATCTCCGGCCGCCGCCTCGTCTCGGTCGCGGGCGCCCACGGCAAGACCACGTCCACCGGCATGATCGTCACCGGCCTGCTCGCGCTCGGCGAGGATCCGAACTTTGTCAACGGCGGCGTCATCGAGGGGCTCGGCGTCTCGTCGGCCGCGGGCGCCGGCGAGCTGTTCGTCGTCGAGGCCGACGAGTCCGACGGCTCCTTCCTGCTCTACGACACCTCGGTCGCGCTCATCACGAACGTCGACCCCGACCACCTCGACCACTACGGCTCGCGCGAGGCCTTCGAGCAGGCGTTCGTGACGTTCGCCGACGGGGCGCGCGAGCTCGTCGTCGTCTCGTCCGACGACGCCGGAGCCAAGCGGGTCACCGAGAAGCTCTCGCACGAGCACGTGGTCACCTTCGGCCAGGCTGCGGATGCCACGGTGCGCGTGCACTCGGTCGAGACCGACGGGCCCGTCTCCTTCGCCGTCGACTACGCCGGCGCGACCTACCGCGCCACGCTGCGCATCCCCGGACTGCACAACGCGATCAACGCGGCGGGCGCCTTCGCGGTGCTCGTCGGCCTCGGCTTCGACCCCGAGGCATCCCTCGCCGGCATCGCCAGGTTCGCGGGAACCGGTCGACGCTTCGAACTGCACGGCACGGTCGGCGGCGTCAGCGTCTACGACGACTACGCGCACCACCCCACCGAGGTCGCGGCCGCGCTGGCCGCCGCCCGCACGGTGGTCGGCGAGGGCCGCATCATCGCGGTGCACCAGCCGCACACCTACAGTCGCACTCAGACCTTCGCCAAGGAGTTCGCCGAGGTGCTCGAGCAGTACGCCGACGAGACGGTCGTGCTCGACGTCTACGGCGCACGCGAAGACCCCGTGCCCGGTGTCACGGGCGCCCTCGTGAGCGAGCGGTTCGCCGACCCGGCGCACGTCGCCTTCGTGCCCGACTGGCAGCAGGCCGCCGACTACACGGCGAGCATCGCCCGCGACGGCGACTTCGTGATCACGCTCGGCTGCGGTGACGTCTACCGCATCGTGCCCCAGCTGCTCGGCTCGCTCGAGCGCGAGCGCGGATGA
- a CDS encoding cell division protein FtsQ/DivIB codes for MTAPSTSKSERAAKRELAAAARERRKYERQEVRRFTKRSRRRRIVWSVVLGAIAALVVVVAVGAYSPLMALREVRVEGAARIPVADVQAAFDDQLGTPLPLIASADVLAALSDFPLIETYSTETIPPGTLVVRIVERVPVGVVDTGNGLELVDAAGVVIERPTERPDGQPLIVAEGGVAGEGFRAAAAVIRSLPPEVRGQLVGASAATADDVQLELSTGATVVWGSAEESAAKAAVLARLMAAAPPDTVGEYDVSSPASAVTR; via the coding sequence GTGACCGCCCCCTCGACCTCGAAGAGCGAGCGGGCGGCCAAGCGCGAGCTCGCCGCAGCGGCCCGGGAACGCCGGAAGTACGAACGGCAGGAGGTGCGGCGGTTCACGAAGCGATCCCGTCGTCGTCGGATCGTGTGGTCGGTCGTGCTCGGCGCGATCGCGGCGCTCGTCGTCGTCGTCGCGGTCGGCGCCTACTCGCCGCTCATGGCATTGCGCGAGGTGCGCGTCGAGGGCGCCGCACGCATCCCGGTCGCCGACGTGCAGGCGGCATTCGACGATCAGCTGGGCACTCCGCTGCCGCTCATCGCGAGCGCCGACGTGCTCGCCGCGCTCTCGGACTTCCCGCTCATCGAGACGTATTCGACCGAGACGATCCCGCCCGGCACCCTCGTCGTGCGCATCGTCGAGCGGGTGCCGGTCGGCGTCGTCGACACCGGGAACGGGCTCGAGCTCGTCGACGCCGCAGGCGTCGTCATCGAGCGCCCGACGGAGCGGCCCGACGGGCAACCGCTGATCGTCGCGGAGGGCGGCGTGGCAGGCGAGGGCTTCCGCGCCGCTGCCGCGGTCATCAGGAGCCTGCCGCCCGAGGTGCGCGGGCAGCTCGTCGGCGCCTCAGCGGCGACGGCCGACGACGTGCAGCTCGAGTTGTCGACCGGCGCGACCGTCGTCTGGGGGAGTGCGGAGGAGTCCGCCGCGAAGGCGGCCGTGCTCGCGAGACTCATGGCCGCGGCACCGCCCGACACGGTCGGCGAGTACGACGTGTCGTCGCCGGCCAGCGCCGTCACGCGGTAG